The segment AAGTGTCGTGTCCCGGGGCAAAGACATAGACAAGGAATTTCCGGGACACGACACTAGCCGACCCGGCTGATCAGACCCTGGCACTGGGTCTGTTTCTCTCGTGCAGAATCCTCAGACCCGCGAGCGTAAGGGACACATCAAGTGTGTGAGGAGTCTTGAGAAGAGGGCTCACTATCGGCGCGTTCCCTCCGGTCAGGATGACCTTCGGAGAAAGACCCATCTCTTTTGTGATCTTCTCGACCAGGCCGTCTATCTGGCTTGCAGTACCGTGAACTATTCCCGACTGCAGGCTCTCTTCGGTCGTCCTTCCGATGACCTTTGCCGGCGCTCTGAGCTCAACTCGCGCGAGCCGGGCACCTCTGCGAAAGAGCTCCTCTGCAGATGTGCCCATTCCGGGAGCTATGACGCCACCGGCATAACTTCCATCCTCGGAAACCACATCAAAGGTCGTTGCTGTTCCAAGGTCAACTATGACGGCCGGCTTCCCATAGCACTCCATGGCCGCGACTGCGTTTGCGATTCTATCGGCGCCGACCGA is part of the Candidatus Eisenbacteria bacterium genome and harbors:
- a CDS encoding type III pantothenate kinase — translated: MTKEMLLAIDVGNTNIVIGVFDGEKLTKEWRLSTSPQRTADEDALTITNLLDGCGIDVKSIKGVVISSVVPSLTPGFEEMARTFLNVSPVTISSGLKLGIKILYLDPSSVGADRIANAVAAMECYGKPAVIVDLGTATTFDVVSEDGSYAGGVIAPGMGTSAEELFRRGARLARVELRAPAKVIGRTTEESLQSGIVHGTASQIDGLVEKITKEMGLSPKVILTGGNAPIVSPLLKTPHTLDVSLTLAGLRILHERNRPSARV